In Trichoderma atroviride chromosome 2, complete sequence, one DNA window encodes the following:
- a CDS encoding uncharacterized protein (EggNog:ENOG41~TransMembrane:1 (o199-223i)): protein MPSPRLTTPTQIAPTLTPPTTSPSSPSPTPSSPTPPAAPPTTATSCAFTTNTLNTLTKPPTTAQIPPAADPPSGLSRRRGTFRGPPPSFYRNGGWGAHADKRHQAHEESTGGAGSGSGSASASETDRANPWNTSAFHQAHHYGGMGPGSDPFHHRDEHVPHFDKAGHTRTHERQDHRRWQRQKRAVGDDDIEFEPQTSLAGHFLIVAGILAATFLAPAVYLQFMRLGRQKKEREQ from the coding sequence ATGCCCTCTCCAAGGCTCACCACCCCGACGCAAATCGCTCCGACCCTGACGCCGCCCACAACTTCTCCCTCATCTCCGAGTCCTACACCATCCTCTCCGACGCCTCCCGCCGCGCCTCCTACGACCGCGACGTCTTGCGCCTTCACCACCAACACCCTCAACACCCTCACCAAGCCTCCTACCACAGCACAAATCCCGCCGGCGGCCGACCCCCCCTCCGGCCTGAGCCGCCGCAGAGGCACCTTCCGCGGCCCCCCTCCCAGCTTCTACCGCAACGGCGGATGGGGCGCGCACGCCGACAAGCGCCACCAGGCACACGAGGAGTCCAccggcggcgctggctccGGCTCCGGCTCAGCTTCAGCGTCTGAGACGGACCGCGCCAATCCATGGAACACGAGCGCCTTCCACCAGGCGCATCACTACGGCGGCATGGGTCCAGGGTCTGACCCTTTCCACCACCGAGACGAGCACGTGCCGCACTTTGACAAGGCCGGCCACACGAGGACGCACGAGAGGCAGGATCACCGCCGGTGGCAGCGCCAGAAGAGGGCCGTTGGGGACGACGACATTGAGTTTGAGCCGCAGACGAGCCTGGCGGGGCACTTTTTGATCGTGGCGGGCATATTGGCGGCGACGTTTCTGGCGCCGGCGGTGTATCTGCAGTTTATGCGCCTGGggaggcaga
- a CDS encoding uncharacterized protein (TransMembrane:1 (n16-27c32/33o220-242i)), which translates to MVVYAFGVKMRCSFSFLSCFTGILLLVTEVRSQVAFVQPPPAGPLHNYQDNPAYGYGSTITVHWTGDIPKGVNSLRLETRRDLIDPQPADAKYTLETENLSTSISTVTYVVNMAVWQFSEYGKMPLYLVCLDAESLDVLGESHYYNITNGPASTTKSSTSISTLGETSTTTSTINASNTGSTMDGTPPYSTNPATSTASTASTASTTAAPQSAQKLPKKAIAGISVGATIGGILLIMALGFLGRKYRIWNNGIFHNFSRGGGKTANIAELQAVDPLELPANNPTELPVNQEIKNARVWTHPRGSGGLYEVP; encoded by the exons ATGGTGGTTTACGCATTTGGAGTTAAAATGCGCtgttcattttcttttctttcatgtTTCACTGGTATTTTACTCTTAGTGACAGAAGTTCGCTCACAGGTTGCCTTTGTTCAGCCACCACCTGCTGGACCTTTGCACAATTATCAAGACAATCCAGCTTATGGATATGGTTCCACCATTACTGTACATTGGACTGGGGATATCCCAAAAGGCGTTAATAGTCTGCGACTCGAAACCCGGAGAGATTTAATTGACCCGCAGCCGGCGGATGCTAAATATACTCTAG AGACAGAGAACCTATCCACCTCGATAAGTACAGTCACGTATGTTGTCAATATGGCGGTATGGCAGTTTTCAGAATACGGAAAGATGCCGCTTTATCTTGTCTGTCTTGATGCAGAATCGTTGGATGTTCTCGGCGAATCCCATTATTACAACATTACCAATGGGCCGGCCTCGACTACAAAAAGTTCGACTTCGATATCTACACTCGGTGAAACTAGTACAACTACTTCAACAATAAATGCATCAAACACAGGTTCTACTATGGATGGGACACCGCCGTATTCGACAAATCCAGCGACTTCGACAGCATCGACAGCTTCGACAGCATCGACAACAGCCGCGCCTCAATCAGCCCAAAAACTCCCTAAGAAGGCAATTGCAGGTATTTCGGTTGGGGCAACAATAGGCGGTATATTGCTGATAATGGCTCTGGGTTTCCTGGGACGCAAGTACAGAATCTGGAACAACGGTATCTTTCATAATTTCTcgagaggggggggaaagacAGCAAATATCGCAGAATTACAAGCAGTTGATCCATTAGAGCTTCCGGCAAACAACCCAACGGAGCTACCAGTCAATCAGGAGATCAAAAACGCAAGAGTCTGGACACATCCCAGAGGTTCTGGCGGTCTCTACGAAGTTCCCTAG
- a CDS encoding uncharacterized protein (EggNog:ENOG41~TransMembrane:1 (i12-33o)) produces MAALIPQSPLQWCLFVIALSSTYIVSFLFYNLFLHPLRRFPGPKFSRASVLPKLYFLSRGKLIYHIEDLHKHYGPVVRIAPNELSFTDPQAWEDIFIRQPPGITKTSHSHALAPDMAFYNPFGDLPPSVISSDDEAHHHLRKKLVPGFSDRAMKEQEPLIGNYVDLLIRRLRENSTDATGRPQSVNMRDWIAYTTFDIIGNLTFGEDFGCLEGSGYHPWIALVLGSFKSRVKIQIFKALGILAPASWLMRSLGVGIKARRMHFELVLSKTKKRIAMGTDRTDFMDTLIKDGMSIDGLKRNATLLVNAGSETTATLLTGAVFLLVTHENVLKKLVAEVRGRFQRQEDMTLSSVASLTYMLAVLDEALRVYPPDAVSSPRLVPAGGHEIAGSFVPGGTRVGIWQWAMNRDERLFLEPSRFDPDRFYNKGDEKSRYAGDRLDAVNAFLLGQRSCIGRNLAYAEMRLILARLIWEFDMSIDQSSKNWIENQENFELWVKPDLNIHLKTVDRGQ; encoded by the exons ATGGCGGCCCTGATCCCACAGTCTCCTCTCCAATGGTGCCTCTTCGTCATTGCACTCTCATCCACATACATAgtttctttcctcttctacaatcttttccttcatCCCCTCCGTAGGTTTCCCGGCCCAAAATTCTCTCGAGCCTCAGTGCTTCCCAAGCTCTACTTCTTGTCTCGCGGCAAATTGATTTACCACATTGAGGATCTCCACAAGCATTATGGCCCGGTAGTAAGAATTGCTCCCAACGAGCTTTCTTTCACGGACCCTCAAGCATGGGAAGATATCTTCATTCGGCAGCCGCCCGGCATTACCAaaaccagccacagccatgcTTTGGCGCCAGACATGGCCTTCTATAATCCTTTCGGGGATCTCCCCCCGTCTGTGATCAGTTCTGATGAT GAGGCACATCACCACCTTCGGAAGAAGCTGGTCCCTGGCTTTAGTGATAGGGCGATGAAGGAGCAAGAGCCGCTAATTGGAAATTATGTCGATCTTCTAATACGGAGACTCCGAGAAAACAGCACCGATGCCACGGGGAGACCCCAAAGTGTCAACATGCGCGACTGGATCGCCTACACCACCTTTGACATCATCGGCAACCTCACATTTGGGGAAGATTTTGGATGCCTCGAAGGCAGTGGCTATCATCCATGGATTGCGCTTGTGCTGGGTAGCTTCAAAAGCCGCGTCAAGATTCAGATCTTCAAAGCCCTTGGGATCCTGGCACCAGCTAGTTGGCTCATGCGGAGCCTGGGAGTCGGAATCAAAGCCCGCCGGATGCATTTTGAGCTAGTTCTAAGCAAAACGAAGAAGCGTATCGCGATGGGTACGGATAGAACTGATTTCATGGATACGTTGATCAAAGACGGTATGAGCATAGATGGGCTCAAGAGGAATGCGACATTGCTGGTCAATGCTGGAAGCGAGACCACTGCGACGCTGCTCACGGGggctgtttttcttctcgtaACGCACGAAAATGTGCTCAAGAAACTCGTTGCCGAAGTACGAGGTCGATTCCAGAGGCAAGAGGACATGACTCTCAGCAGCGTAGCCAGCCTGACTTACATGCTCGCTGTCTTGGACGAGGCTCTGCGAGTCTACCCACCCGATGCAGTCTCTTCGCCGCGCCTGGTTCCTGCCGGAGGCCATGAGATTGCCGGGTCGTTTGTGCCCGGGGGCACCCGTGTCGGGATCTGGCAATGGGCCATGAATCGTGACGAACGGCTCTTTCTCGAGCCATCTCGCTTCGACCCTGACCGCTTCTACAACAAGGGAGACGAAAAGTCGAGATACGCAGGCGATCGGCTGGACGCGGTGAATGCGTTTCTGCTCgggcaaagaagctgcatcGGGAGGAACCTGGCTTATGCTGAGATGAGACTCATACTCGCACGGTTAATCTGGGAGTTTGATATGTCGATTGATCAGAGCAGCAAGAATTGGATCGAAAACCAAGAGAATTTTGAGCTGTGGGTAAAACCAGACTTGAATATCCATTTGAAGACGGTAGATAGAGGACAGTAA
- a CDS encoding uncharacterized protein (EggNog:ENOG41), producing MPHSTLTRPKSFHAIVLDLNGVLLSYGGSFPSSVLKPSQIKNVLDSPTWYDYECGKISSRQECYQRVSSEFEMDVDVFSDTLEQLTKTVKPHSEFIAAIKNIKAAFPEIKVYGMSNISQPDYEFLKPMISSWGILDGFQASGQAGVRKPDNASYITFLQKFELDSARCVFIDDSVENTVAASALGFKGVKYSNPIEVERTLWNLLGSPVDRGMEYMERNAKKMMLELSTGGEQPDNFSQFIILELTQDERLIKLERKRGPTWNYFHHSNTFNGTTYSDDCDTTSYAMCTLDDIPAHEKEAAMDIILNNLSPDNLPLCWFNKNRPRLCHGIIANAFRFFALSGQGHKLAHTYLFLCRLLRTKAYELGSRYYENIDYMPYILSNLCSRRPTDPSLAEMRELLKKEIQDRSGCDSDVLGAALRTLSAQAMGVPYAKRDVQVLLESQQLDGGWNRVWLFKYGKEDIKVGSRGVITAMAVKALRQYYADEE from the exons ATGCCTCACTCAACTCTAACCCGTCCCAAATCATTTCATGCCATCGTTCTTGATCTGAATGGCGTCCTTCTTTCGTATGGGGGCTCATTCCCCTCAAGCGTCTTGAAACCCAGCCAGATCAAGAACGTGCTCGACTCGCCAACATGGTATGACTATGAGTGCGGGAAAATCTCATCTCGTCAGGAATGCTACCAAAGAGTCTCTTCGGAGTTTGAGATGGACGTTGATGTCTTCTCAGATACTCTTGAACAGCTCACCAAAACAGTCAAGCCGCATTCTGAATTCATAGCCGCCATCAAGAATATCAAAGCAGCCTTTCCAGAAATCAAGGTCTATGGAATGAGCAACATTTCGCAGCCAGACTATGAGTTTTTGAAGCCAATGATCTCCTCTTGGGGTATTCTAGATGGATTTCAGGCAAGTGGGCAGGCTGGAGTGAGAAAGCCGGACAATGCCTCGTATATAACGTTTCTCCAGAAATTCGAGCTTGATTCCGCCAGATGCGTGTTCATCGACGATAGCGTTGAGAATACCgttgcagcttcagcattAGGATTCAAAGGAGTGAAATATAGCAACCCAATAGAGGTTGAAAGGACGCTGTGGAATTTGCTGGGGTCTCCCGTGGATCGCGGCATGGAGTATATGGAGAGAAacgcaaagaagatgatgttggaaCTAAGCACCGGAGGAGAACAGCCTGATAACTTTAGCCAGTTTATAATCTTGGAGCTGACACAGGATGA GCGCTTGATCAAGCTGGAAAGAAAGCGAGGGCCGACCTGGAACTATTTCCACCACAGCAACACGTTCAACGGCACTACTTACAGCGATGACTGCGATACCACCTCGTACGCCATGTGCACACTGGACGATATCCCTGCTCATGAGAAAGAGGCAGCAATGGATATCATTCTCAATAATCTCAGTCCAGACAACCTACCATTA TGTTGGTTCAACAAGAACCGCCCTCGCCTCTGCCACGGCATTATTGCCAATGCCTTTcgtttctttgctctttCAG GCCAAGGTCACAAATTAGCACATACTtatctctttctctgccgCCTGCTCCGGACCAAGGCCTATGAACTCGGAAGCCGTTACTATGAAAACATTGACTACATGCCTTACATCCTTAGCAATCTGTGCTCGCGGCGGCCTACGGACCCGTCATTGGCGGAGATGCGGGAGCtattgaagaaagaaatccAGGACCGGTCAGGGTGTGATAGTGACGTCCTGGGAGCGGCACTGAGGACTTTGAGTGCTCAGGCCATGGGAGTGCCGTACGCGAAGAGAGATGTGCAagtgctgctggagagccaGCAACTGGATGGCGGTTGGAATAGAGTGTGGCTTTTCAAATATGGGAAAGAGGATATCAAGGTCGGTTCCAGGGGCGTTATCACGGCTATGGCTGTCAAAGCCCTACGACAATACTACGCAGACGAGGAGTAG
- a CDS encoding uncharacterized protein (EggNog:ENOG41): protein MSPSTPRSYPPIAPPIITNPPDLSTLPPGLVPVSPIITDHRSDEEISAWLTTRHAVSSDKNVWAFWHSGFLSMRPWCRRNVINWVRRLGPDWTVHVVDCVSGSQTNVRHFVPDGYLPDAFLNGTMDGPSVGQHSGDLVRLPLLWLYGGVWLDAGTLLFRHIDDICWRQIEDPATPYEMAGFVLRLRPDEDAMINGFIAAKRNNPFIKRWHDIYLTMWTGVTNADGFHKHPLLRHLPLLNPPLSKSKLELDVTMESFTDYLAHFVALERLRKLIDPSDGFDGPKYYRENIFFAKAMQETYYVQPKTKWSGPQQLGYLTTRRDGLDGSESDEVREKWLEAQDFVHDALANSSTMKLSHGHPGGKDFLADLLDQPQNEGKDCEPQTFGEYLRWGSVHLNQTREMIPYKIDTSKEKVYHVGVLEPVDKV from the coding sequence ATGTCCCCATCTACGCCCAGGTCGTATCCTCCTATCGCACCTCCTATAATTACAAATCCGCCTGATTTGTCCACTTTACCACCCGGCCTGGTCCCCGTCTCCCCCATCATCACCGACCACCGTAGTGATGAAGAGATTTCGGCATGGCTTACCACCCGCCACGCCGTGAGCTCTGATAAGAACGTCTGGGCCTTCTGGCATTCCGGCTTTCTCTCCATGCGGCCATGGTGCCGTCGTAACGTTATCAACTGGGTCCGTCGGCTGGGCCCCGATTGGACTGTCCACGTTGTTGACTGCGTTTCCGGCTCCCAAACAAATGTCCGCCATTTTGTTCCCGACGGATATCTGCCGGATGCCTTCCTAAATGGCACAATGGACGGACCGAGCGTGGGGCAGCACTCGGGTGATTTAGTTAGGCTGCCTCTGTTATGGCTATATGGCGGCGTATGGCTTGATGCCGGAACTCTCTTATTTCGACACATCGATGACATCTGCTGGCGGCAGATTGAGGACCCGGCCACGCCATATGAGATGGCTGGCTTCGTGCTCCGTCTACGCcccgatgaagatgccatgATCAACGGCTTCATTGCCGCCAAGAGGAACAATCCCTTTATCAAACGCTGGCATGACATCTATCTCACCATGTGGACGGGGGTCACTAATGCTGATGGGTTTCACAAACACCCCCTTCTGAGGCATCTGCCGCTGTTGAATCCTCCATTGAGTAAAAGCAAGCTTGAGCTGGATGTGACAATGGAGTCCTTTACCGACTATCTCGCTCATTTCGTGGCCTTGGAGCGGCTTCGGAAGCTTATCGATCCTAGTGATGGTTTCGATGGGCCAAAGTACTATCGGGAGAATATATTCTTCGCAAAAGCAATGCAGGAGACATACTACGTGCAGCCGAAAACGAAATGGTCTGGTCCTCAGCAGCTCGGCTATCTGACGACGCGAAGGGACGGGTTGGACGGCAGTGAGTCGGATGAAGTGCGGGAGAAATGGCTCGAAGCGCAGGATTTCGTTCATGATGCACTGGCCAACAGCTCAACGATGAAGCTTTCCCATGGACATCCCGGCGGAAAGGACTTTCTCGCGGATCTTCTCGATCAGCCCCAGAATGAAGGAAAAGACTGTGAGCCCCAAACATTTGGAGAGTATCTGAGATGGGGAAGCGTTCATCTAAACCAGACAAGAGAAATGATCCCTTACAAGATAGATACTAGCAAGGAGAAGGTATATCACGTTGGGGTACTAGAACCAGTAGACAAAGTGTAG
- a CDS encoding uncharacterized protein (TransMembrane:3 (i7-27o33-53i60-80o)) yields MKTAFQVLLYAIKYYIYYIYYIYYIYYIYYIYYIYYIYYIYYIYYIYYIYYIYYIYYIYYIYYIYYIYYIYYIYYIYYIYWKQLL; encoded by the exons ATGAAAACAGCATTTCAAGTTTTGCTGTAT GCTATTAAgtactacatctactacatctactacatctactacatctactacatctactacatctactacatctactacatctactacatctactacatctactacatctactacatctactacatctactacatctactacatctactacatctactacatctactacatctactacatctactacatctactacatctactacatctatTGGAAGCAACTCCTCTAG
- a CDS encoding uncharacterized protein (EggNog:ENOG41) — MFGLFSSPPKAPQRVPTDLVVPVGFFDDTIIFRTFVLYTLFVFDDVLDPERLRTSLERVVSRPGWNKLGARLRRNDRGELEHHIPAEFTSDRPAVGFSHVDYSALAKEDHPAASCIPRPCKDQPAVVGDPDDLSELIYGHEVPKTLDDYIYTDRPQLGLRVVSFKNSTVVILHWLHLAFDATAKRALLDAWMLMLQGRENEILEPLAPHEYVLEHVGKKPTEAHVLAKHHVSKLGLVLWVLQNSYSLIVSKKEHRMVCVPAAYLAKLREKALAELAAQADSEDPEVPFISEGDCLLAWMSRLAMANLSKDSEKIVAIQQAYQWRPVLADLLPDKRPFLSNCVGFLSTLMPVKDLLQKPLSYVATQIRRSIKEQGSREQVEAYTSLVRLDPANRAPPFFGDSSMHLFMYSNWQKGNMFNVDLSAATVTLRQTPLKPSYVQSVQGPYNFSDGIIIVGKDAEGNYWLSGYRAKGLWEMMEKKMKEEVI, encoded by the exons ATGTTTGGTCTCTTTTCTAGTCCGCCAAAGGCGCCCCAGCGCGTGCCGACTGATCTCGTTGTCCCGGTCGGCTTCTTTGACGACACTATTATTTTCAGAACGTTTGTCTTATACACCCTGTTTGTTTTTGACGATGTACTCGATCCTGAGAGGCTGCGCACCTCGCTGGAACGTGTCGTGAGCCGTCCTGGCTGGAACAAGCTGGGTGCTCGGCTGAGAAGAAAT GATCGTGGAGAATTGGAGCACCATATACCAGCCGAATTCACCTCAGATCGCCCGGCAGTGGGATTCAGCCATGTGGACTATAgcgccttggccaaggaaGACCATCCCGCTGCATCGTGTATACCCCGTCCCTGCAAGGACCAGCCGGCAGTTGTGGGAGATCCCGATGACCTCTCAGAGCTGATTTATGGCCACGAGGTACCTAAAACGCTCGATGATTACATATATACCGACCGTCCTCAGCTTGGTCTACGTGTCGTCTCATTCAAGAACTCGACAGTCGTCATCCTCCACTGGTTACACCTCGCCTTTGACGCAACAGCAAAACGGGCTCTTCTCGATGCCtggatgctgatgcttcAGGGCAGAGAAAATGAGATCTTGGAGCCATTGGCCCCCCACGAGTATGTTTTAGAGCATGTTGGAAAGAAACCCACAGAGGCCCATGTCCTCGCCAAACACCATGTGTCCAAGCTGGGCCTTGTCTTGTGGGTACTTCAGAACTCCTATAGCTTGATAGTCAGCAAGAAAGAGCATCGTATGGTCTGCGTGCCTGCAGCATACCTCGCAAAGTTGAGAGAGAAGGCTCTCGCAGAACTTGCTGCTCAGGCTGATAGCGAGGATCCGGAGGTCCCGTTCATAAGCGAAGGGGATTGCCTCTTGGCTTGGATGTCGCGTCTGGCAATGGCTAATCTTTCAAAGGATTCGGAGAAAATA GTTGCTATACAACAAGCTTATCAATGGAGGCCGGTGTTGGCGGACCTGCTACCAGATAAACGTCCATTTCTCAGCAACTGCGTTGGCTTTCTTAGTACTCTAATGCCGGTTAAAGATCTGCTTCAGAAGCCACTCAGCTATGTAGCAACCCAGATCCGTCGCTCGATTAAGGAGCAAGGCTCTCGCGAACAAGTCGAGGCCTACACATCGCTGGTCCGGCTTGACCCAGCCAACAGGGCGCCTCCATTCTTCGGTGACAGCTCGATGCACTTGTTTATGTACTCTAATTGGCAAAAGGGCAACATGTTTAATGTCGATCTATCGGCTGCGACTGTGACGCTACGGCAGACACCATTGAAACCATCCTATGTGCAGAGCGTACAGGGTCCATACAACTTTTCGGATGGAATCATTATCGTGGGGAAAGATGCCGAGGGTAACTATTGGCTGTCTGGATACAGAGCAAAGGGTCTctgggagatgatggaaaagaaaatgaaggagGAGGTAATCTAA
- a CDS encoding uncharacterized protein (EggNog:ENOG41) has protein sequence MDRIDTNHEDQKALEARKTSIHDTLVLLTHYFPTYDGTNHLYSQWDRCAALHHHIQALRDKVAALKPTETIDDGDQELYNKLIHDDIWYMIEIQQFLDAERSLFSLLENADNNPIFAAKLHRSLLGLYERTGRSILAKKSASLEFEIIERDSQTVSNDIANAWSNMGYTRVSAFEALDGIIYLDKAILMAKDVPEPRRYQQFSIDRFLRNRGRANAQLQRLEVALSDFYQAEYYQEKIHGPSSHYDGETQYERAKIEARRGNFERAYSLAFKACDLVSVDKPTHASVMAAQYLLGWIAMLQGKNTLALKHFEKSLAISKPNEHQRGNSGESARIEWRMSQVLERMGRQEDAMTLREAAVKVKASLLATGDYAQVKDEESSWDALVGLLYR, from the exons ATGGACAGAATCGATACCAACCATGAAGATCAGAAGGCTCTGGAAGCTCGGAAGACTTCCATTCATGACACTTTGGTATTATTGACACATTATTTTCCCACATACGACGGGACAAACCATCTTTACTCCCAGTGGGACCGTTGTGCTGCacttcatcatcatattCAGGCTCTCAGAGACAAGGTGGCTGCCTTGAAACCCACAGAGACAATCGACGATGGTGACCAAGAGCTATATAATAAGCTCATACACGATGACATCTG GTATATGATCGAGATTCAGCAATTTTTGGATGCCGAGCgttccctcttttctcttttagaGAACGCAGACAATAATCCCATATTCGCTGCCAAACTTCACCGAAGCCTGCTAGGACTTTATGAGAGAACTGGCCGTAGCATTCTTGCCAAGAAATCTGCGTCCTTGGAGTTCGAGATTATTGAAAGAGATTCTCAGACTGTGAGCAACGATATTGCTAATGCCTGGAGCAATATGGGCTACACAAGAGTTTCTGCCTTTGAGGCTTTAGATGGGATAATATATCTTGATAAGGCGATCTTGATGGCTAAGGATGTGCCTGAGCCAAGGCGCTACCAACAGTTCAGCATTGACCGCTTCTTGCGCAACAGAGGACGAGCCAACGCGCAACTGCAACGCCTCGAAGTCGCTTTGAGTGATTTTTATCAAGCTGAGTACTACCAAGAGAAAATCCATGGACCAAGTAGTCATTATGATGGAGA GACACAATATGAGCGTGCCAAGATTGAAGCCCGGCGAGGCAACTTTGAGAGAGCGTACTCACTCGCCTTCAAAGCTTGTGATCTGGTATCTGTAGATAAGCCTACACATGCAAGTGTGATGGCAGCACAGTACCTCCTAGGATGGATTGCTATGCTCCAAGGAAAAAATACTCTTGCGTTGAAGCACTTTGAGAAATCGCTGGCTATTTCAAAACCCAATGAGCACCAAAGAGGGAACTCGGGCGAATCGGCCAGGATTGAATGGCGTATGTCACAGGTCTTGGAGCGCATGGGCAGACAAGAAGATGCCATGACTCTTCGAGAGGCGGCTGTAAAGGTCAAAGCTAGCCTGCTTGCTACCGGGGACTATGCTCAGGTTAAAGATGAGGAAAGTTCCTGGGATGCTCTGGTCGGCTTACTTTATCGTTGA
- a CDS encoding uncharacterized protein (EggNog:ENOG41), whose product MQIPTLPVKDGNAVPMLGIGTGTAWYKDSPDDPLNPQLVELLKTALAQGYVHVDTADSYGTEREVGLAIQQSGIPRERLFITTKVQHGWENVAAALDASLEKLGLEYVDLYLLHNPYVIASNEGIQAAWKGLETVKAQGKARSIGISNFQRHHVEALLETCTIKPAMNQLEFHPYLQRANDFVPWMREHGIEVSSFKTLAPITVGKGGPLDELLPSLATKYEVAESVILLSWCIGQNIAPITTTSSQSRLCEYKAATRVVLEAADVEIISQAGLKHHFRWWGKNFFEPDDRS is encoded by the exons ATGCAGATCCCCACGCTTCCAGTGAAAGATGGCAATGCTGTCCCCATG CTCGGAATCGGCACCGGGACTGCTTGGTACAAGGATAGCCCAGACGATCCTTTGAATCCACAGCTCGTCGAGCTACTAAAGACAGCCCTTGCACAGGGCTATGTACATGTCGATACTGCAGACTCGTATGGAACTGAGCGAGAAGTTGGCCTAGCAATACAACAAAGCGGTATTCCACGAGAGAggctcttcatcaccaccaaggTTCAGCATGGATGGGAAAATGTTGCTGCAGCTTTGGACGCCAGCCTTGAGAAACTGGGGTTGGAATACGTGGATTT GTACCTTTTGCACAATCCTTACGTGATTGCATCCAACGAAGGCATACAAGCAGCATGGAAGGGCCTCGAGACCGTCAAAGCACAAGGAAAAGCCAGGTCCATTGGCATTTCCAACTTTCAGAGGCATCACGTTGAAGCCCTCCTCGAGACATGCACTATCAAACCGGCAATGAATCAGCTAGAATTCCATCCCTATCTCCAGCGCGCCAACGACTTCGTGCCTTGGATGCGCGAACATGGTATCGAGGTATCGTCCTTTAAAACTTTGGCACCAATCACTGTGGGCAAAGGAGGGCCTCTAGACGAGCTGCTTCCGTCGCTCGCAACAAAGTATGAGGTAGCTGAATCGGTAATACTGCTGAGCTGGTGTATTGGACAGAATATTGCTCCCATCACAACAACTTCTAGCCAATCTCGCCTTTGCGAGTACAAGGCAGCTACTCGGGTAGTCCTGGAAGCGGCGGACGTCGAGATAATTAGTCAGGCTGGGTTGAAGCATCACTTTAGGTGGTGGGGAAAGAATTTCTTTGAACCAGACGATAGATCTTAG